The Candidatus Bathyarchaeia archaeon nucleotide sequence ACGGAGCTCAAGAAGAAGGTCGCTAAACTGCAGGGGGAAGAGGATTATGGTGCGGCTGGTTTTCACAAGTGGATATCCGAGGCCCCGGTCGCCGTAATCGCTTGTGTGAGCGAGAGGTTGTACCACGACAGATACAATGAGCCCGACAAGCTGAACGAAAAAGGTAAGGAGATTGACTGGCCGACTCCCTACTGGTTCTTCGACGTAGGGGCGGGCTCCATGCTTGTTCTTCTTGGCGCGGTTGACGCCGGGCTCGCAGCCGCGTTTACTGGCGTATTCGACGTCCAGGGAATCAAGGATCTTCTGGGAATCCCTCCCCACTTCCATCCTGTAGGCGTCATCTCGATAGGACGTGGGGCCGAGGATGTGAAATCTCCATCACTAAAGCGTGGAAGACGCAAGTGGGATGATGTTATCCATTACGACAAATGGTAAAGAGTGATCATCGATTCGTTCGTTATCCGTGGCTAAAGCTGGGCGTTCTCGGAAGTAGCATTATCAATCTCCAGACAGATCGCTTCGGAAGTGACTCATGCGAGCAGAAGACGGACGGCCTATGTCGTCTTGGTGCTGGCGGTCTTTTCCGCGTTTGCGTTCTTCGTCCCTATTTCTCATCCTACCTTCGACATTTGTCCGCACTCATCCTTGGTCTCGAATCCTTACGTTTCATTGTCCTACCTCCTTTTCAGGTATGGGGCTGTCTATTTCGTTGGCACTAGTTACAATATCTGGCTCAATCCCAATTGCTGAGTTTGCCAGTCCTAGGGGCCTGCATTACAGGGGTTGGGACAGATGTATCCGATTAGGCTGAAGATGAAAATGATGAAAAAGAACACGAGAAGAAACACCGCGATGACAACGAGAGGTCGGAAAAGCGCATGCCCGTTTAGTCTGTACCACCAAGGAAGAGCATGCTTGTACCACCAGCGAAGAACACCCTCGTTTATTCGGAACCAATCGCGTTTCCACCGTGATTCGCGTTCTGAATCCGGTTCGGCCACTTGATTTCGCCCTATTCCCTGGTCTCTTTGTCGCCCGGATGAATTATTTCTTCAGGCTCTCTGGATTTCGGGCATTTTCTTCTTGAGTCACGAATCGATTTACATGAGAGGAGACTTCCACACGAGTGGGACGCCGTAAGAAATCGCATAGGTACCAAGCATGACCTTGAAGTCTGAGTCTAGTTGTCAGATATCGATAGAGAACGGAATTGCCATGGTTCGCAGACTTGTCTCGCTAGGACTCAGGTGACCAACAGAACTAGCGCTTTCGCCATTAGAATTCGCATGGATTAGGAGGAGCCCAATTGGGCAGTTGCTTAACCTTATTTGCTCGCCGTTCGGTACTGCAGGTATCATGACCTTGGATGAGAAAGTCCGATTCGGGATGGTCGCCTTGAGCGGAGCGAGCTTAGTGTTCGCATCGCTAGGGGTGCACATCAACCCGCTGACAATTATCGGCGGGGCTGGCGGAACCTAAAGGCAAGCTAGGTCGGTATTTTTCCGACCTTAGCTTGTCATCCCCTTTATCTCTAGGACGAGTCTGTCGAACTTGCTTAACAATTCCATTTGGTCAAACTTCCATTTCTTGGCTTCTTGATCGTATAGCCCCGGCGCAATCGAAAACCGCAGCGCGTTCGCTTGGTCCATGAAGTGCCAGGAGGCCTTATGCC carries:
- a CDS encoding nitroreductase family protein, with translation MMEFQKAVHRRRMVRHFTSDPVPTETVNKILELAQHAPSAGFSQGSAYVVVTDTELKKKVAKLQGEEDYGAAGFHKWISEAPVAVIACVSERLYHDRYNEPDKLNEKGKEIDWPTPYWFFDVGAGSMLVLLGAVDAGLAAAFTGVFDVQGIKDLLGIPPHFHPVGVISIGRGAEDVKSPSLKRGRRKWDDVIHYDKW